The Toxorhynchites rutilus septentrionalis strain SRP chromosome 3, ASM2978413v1, whole genome shotgun sequence genome includes a region encoding these proteins:
- the LOC129775315 gene encoding glutathione S-transferase 1-like: MSKLILYTIHVSPPCRAVELTAKALGIDLDQRVVNLLEGEHLKPEFLKLNPQHTVPVLDDNGTIIAESHAIMIYLVSKYGKDDSLYPKDLVKQAKVIGALHFESTVLFARARFLFEPIIFFGCSEILPDRAEYVEKSYQILENTLVNEYVAGDSLTIADFSCISSVSSLMGIIPIDEQKYPKIHAWIKRLKALPYYEEANGSGADEVVKLVLSSKEKNASKI; this comes from the exons ATGTCGAAACTGATTCTTTACACGATCCATGTAAGCCCACCATGCCGAGCGGTAGAACTAACCGCCAAAGCGTTGGGTATCGATCTCGATCAACGCGTAGTCAACTTGCTGGAGGGTGAACATCTTAAGCCGGAATTTCTCAAG CTGAACCCCCAACACACCGTTCCGGTGTTGGATGATAATGGTACAATTATCGCCGAAAGTCACGCCATCATGATCTATCTGGTGTCGAAGTATGGCAAAGACGACAGTCTGTATCCGAAAGATCTGGTCAAACAAGCGAAAGTGATTGGGGCTCTCCATTTCGAGTCCACGGTGTTGTTCGCCCGCGCCAGATTCCTGTTT GAACCCATCATCTTCTTCGGATGCAGTGAAATCCTCCCGGATAGAGCGGAATATGTGGAAAAATCGTATCAGATTCTGGAGAACACTCTCGTCAATGAATACGTTGCTGGGGACTCACTAACTATTGCTGATTTCAGTTGTATTTCGAGTGTTTCGTCATTGATGGGTATTATTCCGATAGATGAGCAGAAATATCCGAAAATCCATGCCTGGATTAAACGTCTGAAGGCGCTACCCTACTACGAGGAAGCTAACGGCAGTGGAGCGGACGAGGTCGTCAAGTTAGTTTTGAGTTCGAAAGAAAAGAACGCGTCCAAGATTTGA
- the LOC129775314 gene encoding glutathione S-transferase 1-like encodes MYAEIKVENSFCRAAEQVAGVLFFCARFTKMAPITLYTTRRTPAGRAVEITAKMIGVELEVKFTDLTKKEHLTEEFLKLNPMHTVPTIVDDGVALYDSHAIIIYLVSKYAKEDNLYPKDLVTQAHINALLHFESGVLFARLRGTLEPIFYQGCGEVPTEKLNAIHGAYDLLEGALQQSDYLVGISLTLADISVSTSLATLHALFPVDAQKCPKLVAYIKRLEQNIPDYAEYNSARADEANAFFKQKLEENKKK; translated from the exons ATGTATGCTG AAATTAAAGTCGAAAACAGTTTCTGTCGAGCAGCCGAACAAGTTGCCGGTGTTTTGTTCTTTTGTGCGCGTTTCACGAAAATGGCCCCAATAACCCTCTACACGACGCGTCGCACTCCTGCCGGTAGAGCCGTGGAGATTACGGCTAAAATGATTGGTGTGGAACTGGAGGTAAAATTTACGGATCTCACAAAGAAGGAGCATCTAACTGAGGAATTCCTGAAG CTCAATCCGATGCACACTGTCCCAACGATTGTCGACGATGGTGTGGCTCTCTACGACAGTCACGCTATCATTATCTATTTGGTGTCCAAATACGCTAAAGAGGATAATTTATACCCCAAAGACCTGGTGACCCAAGCACATATCAACGCTTTGCTGCACTTCGAATCGGGGGTTTTATTTGCACGACTTCGGGGAACGCTGGAGCCAATCTTCTATCAGGGCTGCGGAGAGGTTCCCACAGAGAAACTGAATGCCATTCATGGTGCATATGACCTGCTGGAAGGTGCATTGCAACAGTCGGATTATTTGGTTGGTATCTCACTAACACTGGCCGATATAAGTGTCAGTACCTCACTTGCGACTCTGCACGCGCTATTCCCTGTCGATGCGCAAAAATGTCCAAAACTGGTTGCATACATCAAAAGACTGGAGCAAAACATCCCCGACTATGCTGAGTACAACTCTGCTCGGGCTGATGAGGCCAACGCTTTCTTCAAGCAAAAGCTGGAGGAGAACAAAAAGAAATGA